One window of the Candidatus Stygibacter australis genome contains the following:
- a CDS encoding DUF362 domain-containing protein, with product MLYLICDMQIKGVDEMSNVYFHKINASTSIEEVQVITSALLNEIIDKENISLEKKIPLKVHFGEKGNHTFIKSENYQGIIDFLQKREIETCYMETSVMYGGQRHNRELHIKTAQEHGFTQLPIIIADGEQGEAFAEVEINQKNFKTCKIGKSFLDYDQLIVISHFKGHTLAGFGGSIKQLAMGHAAKGGKMAMHMGIKPHIVNRKCIKCNLCKTRCNEQAITIGKKSFIDPEKCVGCGACVSICPQKAVSIFTLTSILHFLGIGNNFQEKIVEYALAAQKGKNNIYINFAMNITSGCDCEPRKMKILMEDVGIFISTDPVAIDKACHDLIRQKGKKFRGARQFEYAKSIGLGSPDYQLIKS from the coding sequence ATGCTCTACCTGATTTGTGATATGCAGATCAAAGGAGTAGATGAAATGTCTAATGTATATTTTCATAAAATTAATGCCAGCACTTCAATTGAAGAAGTGCAAGTAATAACAAGTGCATTACTTAACGAGATTATTGATAAAGAAAATATCTCCCTTGAGAAAAAGATACCCTTAAAGGTCCACTTTGGTGAAAAGGGTAATCATACATTTATTAAATCAGAAAACTATCAGGGCATAATAGATTTTTTGCAAAAAAGAGAAATTGAAACCTGTTATATGGAAACCAGTGTGATGTATGGTGGACAAAGGCATAATAGAGAACTGCATATTAAAACTGCTCAGGAACATGGTTTCACGCAGCTGCCGATCATCATTGCCGATGGGGAACAGGGAGAGGCATTTGCTGAAGTGGAGATCAATCAAAAAAACTTCAAAACCTGTAAGATTGGAAAGTCATTTCTGGATTATGATCAACTAATAGTCATCTCTCACTTCAAGGGTCACACTCTGGCAGGATTTGGTGGATCCATAAAGCAACTAGCAATGGGACATGCTGCTAAAGGGGGAAAGATGGCAATGCACATGGGGATCAAGCCGCATATCGTGAATCGAAAATGCATAAAATGTAATCTGTGCAAAACCAGATGCAATGAGCAGGCAATAACTATCGGAAAGAAGTCATTCATCGATCCAGAAAAATGTGTAGGTTGCGGCGCCTGCGTCTCTATATGTCCTCAGAAAGCAGTTTCGATCTTTACTTTGACGAGTATTCTCCATTTTCTCGGGATCGGCAATAATTTTCAGGAAAAAATAGTCGAATACGCACTTGCTGCTCAAAAAGGGAAAAATAATATCTATATCAATTTTGCCATGAACATCACTTCTGGCTGCGATTGTGAACCAAGAAAAATGAAAATTCTGATGGAAGATGTAGGGATATTCATTTCTACTGATCCCGTGGCAATTGATAAAGCATGTCATGATTTGATCAGGCAAAAAGGCAAGAAATTCCGCGGAGCCAGGCAGTTTGAATATGCAAAAAGTATAGGCTTAGGCTCCCCGGATTATCAACTGATAAAAAGTTAA
- a CDS encoding RluA family pseudouridine synthase, with protein sequence MPKITNTHIVPENISGIRLTDYLLNYGNELLENQCTRNYIKKIIKAGYIMIDGSQAATASWVETGQRIEFIKPDIQPAKIFKLQIPVIFEDEYLAVINKPAGIKVSGNCFRTVENALLYNISLSSLPAALALPRPVHRLDALTSGLLLIAKTRPVRIALGEMFAEHKIIKTYQAIVIGKTPLRDTITSPLQDKKAVTHYERIKLIPSLRDEWLSLLELKPETGRTHQLRIHLSESGYPILGDKLYGTPGQIYKGKGLFLTATGLEFSHPITKQQIDIKIDPPAKFDLHLKRTEKRYRNLKEQQQNTI encoded by the coding sequence TTGCCGAAAATTACCAATACTCATATTGTTCCTGAGAATATCTCTGGTATTAGATTAACAGATTATTTGCTTAACTATGGTAATGAACTGTTGGAAAACCAATGCACACGAAATTATATTAAGAAGATAATTAAAGCCGGTTATATTATGATCGATGGCAGCCAGGCAGCTACTGCAAGCTGGGTGGAAACTGGTCAAAGAATTGAGTTTATCAAGCCAGATATTCAACCAGCTAAGATCTTTAAATTGCAGATACCTGTTATCTTCGAAGATGAATATCTGGCAGTGATAAATAAACCGGCGGGAATAAAAGTAAGTGGAAATTGTTTCCGCACTGTCGAAAATGCCTTGCTATATAATATTTCACTTTCGTCTTTACCAGCAGCTCTGGCTTTGCCAAGACCTGTGCACCGCCTGGATGCTCTCACTTCAGGACTTTTACTGATTGCCAAAACCCGTCCGGTTCGCATCGCACTGGGTGAGATGTTTGCTGAACACAAAATAATCAAAACCTATCAGGCAATTGTCATTGGCAAAACGCCTTTGAGGGATACCATCACATCTCCCCTGCAGGATAAAAAGGCTGTTACACACTATGAACGGATTAAGCTAATACCTTCTTTAAGAGATGAATGGCTTTCACTATTGGAATTAAAACCAGAGACAGGTAGAACTCATCAACTGCGGATACACCTTTCAGAATCTGGCTATCCTATCCTGGGTGATAAATTGTATGGCACTCCAGGACAGATATACAAAGGAAAGGGGTTATTCCTGACTGCTACTGGTTTAGAGTTTTCCCATCCAATCACAAAGCAGCAGATAGATATAAAGATAGATCCCCCAGCAAAGTTTGACTTACATCTAAAGCGAACTGAAAAAAGATATAGAAATCTTAAGGAACAACAACAAAACACTATCTAA
- a CDS encoding DUF554 domain-containing protein has translation MLGTIINAGAVIAGSLLGLLLNRKLPEKVTQTAFNGIGVFTIFLGVSMGMKTQNYLILVFSIVLGSIIGELIDLEKVIEKITDRIKQKVSSSNDRFSEGMITAFLLFCMGSMTILGAIEEGLGNKPNLLLAKSLLDGFAAIALTSTLGIGVMFSVIPLVIYQGGLTLLSSLFGDYFNPLIINEVTATGGLILIAMGIRIMNIKPVRVLNMLPALVFAVILSFLFL, from the coding sequence ATGTTGGGAACTATAATCAATGCTGGGGCAGTAATTGCCGGCAGTTTGCTGGGTTTGCTACTGAACCGTAAACTGCCAGAGAAGGTCACTCAGACGGCATTTAACGGAATTGGTGTTTTCACTATATTTCTGGGAGTTTCAATGGGTATGAAAACGCAAAACTATTTGATCCTGGTATTCAGCATAGTATTGGGTTCTATTATAGGTGAATTAATTGATCTGGAGAAAGTAATCGAGAAAATCACAGATCGGATCAAGCAAAAAGTTAGCAGCAGTAATGATAGATTTTCAGAGGGTATGATTACTGCCTTTCTCTTATTTTGCATGGGCTCAATGACAATACTGGGAGCGATTGAAGAAGGTTTGGGAAATAAACCTAACCTATTATTAGCAAAGTCGTTACTTGATGGGTTCGCAGCAATTGCTTTAACTTCAACCCTGGGTATTGGAGTGATGTTTTCTGTGATACCGCTGGTGATCTATCAGGGGGGGCTCACATTGCTGAGCAGTCTATTTGGAGATTACTTTAACCCATTGATCATCAACGAGGTAACGGCTACTGGTGGGTTGATATTAATAGCAATGGGTATTAGAATAATGAATATAAAACCTGTTAGAGTGCTCAATATGCTGCCAGCTTTAGTTTTCGCTGTTATCTTAAGTTTTTTATTCCTTTGA
- a CDS encoding T9SS type A sorting domain-containing protein — protein sequence MKYLLIFVSLFISFSMIYANAEGFTDFQADITRQTERFLNNPEHQNITRETRDYSVGDTDVFWSWDFSDMPPAWIQTPSTCQAVGEHCYIFVADSEWNVNMTQVDVDTVLANFEEHTIAFPDQGIYDLNTEYFGPVPDELDNDPKMIIFYSALGSFQGTSFDGYFSAYNQVTEAEAQQMNPPGHSNECEMIYMTCNPLNPISPIRLSVLAHEMQHLIHWGMDINEDTWVNEGCSEYAMYLYGYPDPIVDFPNQPDNNLIVWDQEFADYVQTYLFTVFLSENYGGHDIISEIVAETANGITGVQNALIELGYQAPFNYIFSQWTNANYLGDYTTIDLPTFHCVNTYNSYPVSGSASVNGWAADYYKFVTGDVDLDISFTANTGEFIVNLLMVSNSGATEVINLVASGNEGSITLPAFEPEYDYMVMNISNITSTTKTYSFTLEESTFEERNFWAYNFNNNSYTEITATRQISGEYCNVYVDNDLWNIDITPNDVELVARAFDDSTAADPDNGIYELDTQMFGMPSDIDENGKVNILIYDIDDADINGFFAPNDISGGTHSNNMEVLYIDKNPHGSGINSSYCFSTIAHEFQHLIHHTMDSNEQTWVNEGLSCFAQTVTGWVSPYWMVMFTMNPDNNLIQWTAGPDYPQTWLFMIYLWEHYCLDDVNIIHNLVAEPLNGMDGINAALITTGWDDVNAEDVFNNWVIANYINDPGFMDGRFGYNDNPVGTGDYAMGTIDDIAFYPTSETNSMQHWSVNYITFSNLENSLRVNFMGDADYSQYYVRFVSLNGDIPYALYEMELDDFANGEITLPNNDENYDNVVMFVTDTFGGTGTIEYSYIAEDVISQNSAPEDELPQITELTCFPNPFNPQTTIHYTITEASFTSLNIFNIKGQKIKNLIFEIQPAGSYNLQWDGTDDMQNQVSSGIYYYNLTTSAGSVTKKMLMLK from the coding sequence ATGAAGTACTTATTAATTTTTGTTTCCCTGTTTATTTCTTTTAGTATGATTTATGCAAATGCTGAGGGATTTACAGACTTTCAAGCTGATATTACCCGTCAAACTGAGAGATTTCTCAATAATCCCGAACATCAAAATATAACTCGAGAAACCAGAGATTATTCGGTTGGTGATACAGATGTATTCTGGAGCTGGGACTTTTCAGATATGCCACCAGCCTGGATTCAAACCCCGTCAACCTGTCAGGCAGTAGGTGAACATTGCTATATTTTCGTTGCCGATAGCGAATGGAATGTGAATATGACTCAGGTAGATGTTGATACTGTCCTGGCTAATTTTGAAGAACACACTATCGCATTTCCTGATCAGGGAATTTATGATCTTAATACGGAGTATTTTGGTCCAGTACCAGATGAGCTTGATAATGACCCCAAAATGATCATCTTTTATTCCGCTTTGGGGAGTTTTCAAGGAACTTCCTTTGATGGCTATTTCAGTGCCTATAATCAGGTTACGGAAGCAGAAGCTCAGCAAATGAATCCTCCAGGTCACAGTAATGAATGCGAAATGATCTATATGACCTGCAATCCCTTGAATCCCATTTCACCCATCAGGCTTTCTGTACTGGCTCATGAAATGCAGCATCTGATCCACTGGGGTATGGATATCAATGAAGATACCTGGGTAAATGAAGGTTGCTCTGAATACGCTATGTATCTTTATGGTTATCCGGATCCAATCGTGGATTTTCCCAACCAGCCTGACAACAATCTGATAGTCTGGGACCAGGAATTTGCTGACTATGTCCAAACTTACCTCTTTACCGTCTTCCTTTCTGAAAATTATGGAGGACATGATATTATCTCTGAGATTGTTGCTGAAACGGCAAATGGCATCACAGGTGTCCAGAATGCCCTGATAGAGTTGGGTTATCAAGCTCCTTTCAATTATATTTTCTCTCAATGGACAAATGCCAATTATCTGGGTGATTATACCACTATTGACCTGCCTACCTTCCACTGTGTAAATACATATAACAGTTATCCTGTAAGTGGCAGTGCCTCCGTTAATGGCTGGGCGGCAGATTATTATAAATTTGTAACTGGTGATGTTGATCTGGATATCAGCTTTACGGCAAATACAGGAGAATTCATTGTTAATCTCCTTATGGTAAGTAATTCCGGAGCTACAGAAGTTATTAATCTGGTTGCTTCAGGTAACGAAGGATCAATAACCTTACCTGCTTTTGAACCGGAATATGATTACATGGTAATGAATATCTCTAATATCACTTCAACCACAAAAACGTATAGTTTTACCTTGGAAGAAAGCACTTTTGAAGAAAGGAATTTCTGGGCATATAACTTTAATAATAATAGTTACACGGAAATTACTGCTACCCGTCAAATTTCGGGAGAATATTGTAATGTATATGTAGATAACGATTTATGGAATATTGATATTACACCGAATGATGTAGAACTGGTAGCAAGAGCGTTTGACGATTCTACTGCTGCTGATCCTGATAATGGCATTTATGAACTTGATACCCAGATGTTTGGGATGCCTTCTGATATTGACGAAAATGGAAAAGTTAATATCCTGATATATGATATAGATGATGCGGATATTAACGGATTTTTCGCCCCTAATGATATATCTGGAGGAACTCACAGCAATAATATGGAAGTTCTCTATATCGATAAAAACCCGCATGGTTCAGGAATAAACAGCTCCTACTGCTTCTCCACAATTGCTCATGAATTCCAGCATCTTATTCATCATACCATGGATTCAAACGAGCAAACCTGGGTAAATGAAGGTCTTTCCTGTTTTGCTCAAACGGTTACCGGCTGGGTAAGTCCCTACTGGATGGTGATGTTCACCATGAATCCCGATAATAACCTTATCCAGTGGACTGCGGGTCCAGATTATCCCCAAACCTGGCTTTTTATGATCTATCTCTGGGAACATTACTGCCTTGATGATGTGAATATTATCCATAACCTTGTAGCGGAGCCATTAAATGGCATGGATGGCATAAATGCTGCTCTAATTACCACTGGCTGGGATGATGTGAATGCAGAAGATGTATTTAATAATTGGGTAATTGCCAATTATATTAATGACCCCGGCTTCATGGATGGAAGATTTGGTTATAATGATAATCCTGTAGGTACTGGTGATTATGCTATGGGAACTATTGACGATATAGCCTTCTACCCCACCTCAGAGACTAATTCCATGCAGCATTGGAGTGTGAATTATATAACCTTCTCAAATCTGGAAAACAGCCTGAGAGTTAATTTTATGGGTGATGCTGATTATTCGCAATATTATGTAAGATTTGTTTCGCTCAATGGTGATATTCCCTATGCATTATATGAAATGGAACTCGATGATTTCGCTAATGGTGAGATCACTTTACCCAATAATGACGAAAATTATGATAATGTAGTCATGTTTGTAACTGACACTTTTGGGGGTACAGGTACAATTGAATATTCTTATATTGCCGAAGACGTGATCTCTCAGAATTCCGCTCCAGAAGATGAATTACCACAGATCACTGAACTAACCTGCTTCCCAAATCCCTTTAATCCGCAAACTACAATTCATTACACTATCACCGAGGCTTCATTTACTTCACTTAATATATTTAATATAAAGGGTCAAAAAATCAAGAACCTGATATTTGAAATTCAGCCAGCAGGTTCCTATAACCTGCAGTGGGATGGGACTGATGATATGCAAAACCAGGTTTCCTCAGGAATTTATTACTATAATCTAACAACTTCAGCAGGGTCAGTCACTAAGAAAATGTTGATGCTCAAGTAA
- a CDS encoding YceH family protein — MKLTKTEVRVIGSLIEKELTTPDYYPLSLNALRNACNQKSNRDPVMNVDEGTLIHTLDELREKKLVIFSSGQGQRVIKYKHNIGEALSLDQREISLLAALFLRGAQTLGELRLHTQRMHEFDSLNEVQQFLQKLTDREIPLVMLLARQLGQKEQRYIHLLDDQEELIDDVQEINEEKPENEIAELKEKIEQLQEEMIELKLDYYNLKKELGIS, encoded by the coding sequence ATGAAACTAACTAAAACAGAAGTTAGAGTAATTGGTTCATTAATAGAAAAAGAACTAACAACTCCAGATTACTATCCCTTGAGTCTAAATGCTTTGCGTAATGCCTGCAATCAGAAATCAAATCGTGATCCAGTAATGAATGTAGATGAAGGAACTCTTATTCATACCCTTGATGAACTGCGGGAGAAGAAACTTGTGATATTTTCCAGTGGGCAGGGACAGCGAGTGATAAAGTATAAGCATAATATTGGAGAAGCTCTGAGTCTTGATCAACGTGAAATCTCCTTACTGGCAGCCCTTTTTCTGAGAGGAGCGCAAACTCTGGGTGAATTGCGATTACATACTCAAAGAATGCATGAATTTGATTCTCTCAATGAAGTTCAGCAATTTTTACAAAAACTTACTGATCGTGAAATCCCATTGGTTATGCTTTTAGCACGCCAGCTTGGGCAAAAAGAACAGCGCTATATCCATCTCCTTGATGATCAGGAAGAATTAATCGATGACGTACAAGAAATTAATGAAGAGAAACCTGAAAATGAAATTGCTGAGCTTAAAGAAAAAATTGAGCAACTGCAGGAGGAAATGATAGAATTAAAGCTTGATTATTATAATTTAAAGAAAGAACTGGGTATATCCTGA
- a CDS encoding PAS domain S-box protein: protein MRKHIDTLKYFIDNHSDLIIIFERDYRIRFINNAYCKIFGKTFKELKGTNFLSLIVEADRDKAIDSLSKISEKKNYSSHQERINSAEGIKWIEWKVKGRFQQNGRLLDYFAVGRDITQQKMLQEELEIIKLRHETAELIGSVGNWEYDIIKERFWASVGAKALYGIPLEKVDITTEYVENCIPDRENVHQALEDLISKDIPYDLEFEIQPLDQIEPRIIISKAILNKNETGQPIKIVGVIQDVTLRKLAELKLAASEERYRYLIEMASDAIFLIDKNGIFVEVNENACKLLGYSKEEFLAMSINQVDKNFPIDAFIDFWANTEDGKSVIFETIHIHKDGHQIAVEVSGSKCMIQGQIVYFGLARDITERQKAEEKLKASEERFKLAVEGTNDGLWDWDLKTDYTYHSDRFATMLGYEPDELPYTIHAWEDQLHPDDYDEAHKKVEEYLSGKITVYKSTFRMLCKDGYYRWITGRGKALWDENGKPYRFIGFNTDITTRKNAEKEFIKSQENYHRLYDTLTEGVMFFNQNAEVIDANPAAQRILNFSLHEIRGTKPEPRRWKSFHEDGSDFTIEEDPIFLSLSQGKYCQNILIGLIDSRTEKTIWLSVNSAPIYENDSDQPSGAFSIFSDITERKQVEDELKKTNETLLAAQDMANIGYWTYNIKTGNLTWSKQMFTIFGQDPTKNAPNYDQHKNLIHPDDWEMFDESAKKCREGVPNNLKLKINFPDNTIHHIVTQGFPRYNDNGKIFEIYGISQDITEFKLKEIELEQHRTHLEQLVQQRTEKLEKQNQELRHYHELFIAREFRIKELKDEIQALKEEVSKK from the coding sequence ATGAGAAAACATATTGATACGCTGAAGTATTTTATAGACAATCATTCAGATTTGATCATTATATTTGAGCGTGATTATAGAATCCGCTTCATCAATAATGCCTATTGTAAGATATTTGGGAAAACATTTAAAGAACTAAAAGGCACAAATTTCCTTTCACTCATTGTAGAAGCTGACCGTGACAAAGCAATTGATTCTTTAAGTAAAATATCTGAGAAGAAAAACTATTCATCTCATCAAGAACGGATTAACAGTGCAGAAGGTATAAAATGGATAGAGTGGAAAGTCAAGGGTAGGTTTCAGCAGAATGGCAGATTATTAGATTATTTTGCGGTTGGCAGGGATATTACTCAGCAAAAGATGTTGCAGGAAGAATTGGAAATAATTAAATTACGTCATGAAACAGCAGAACTAATAGGGAGCGTAGGTAATTGGGAATATGATATTATTAAAGAAAGATTCTGGGCTTCTGTGGGAGCAAAAGCTCTCTATGGAATACCACTTGAAAAAGTTGATATAACTACTGAATATGTAGAGAATTGCATTCCCGATCGGGAGAATGTACACCAGGCATTGGAAGATTTGATTTCAAAAGATATACCTTACGACCTTGAATTTGAAATACAACCACTTGATCAAATAGAACCAAGAATAATCATATCCAAAGCTATTCTTAATAAAAATGAAACTGGTCAACCCATCAAAATTGTGGGAGTTATTCAAGATGTTACATTAAGGAAATTAGCTGAATTAAAACTTGCTGCCAGTGAAGAACGCTATCGTTATCTCATAGAAATGGCATCCGATGCCATTTTCCTTATTGATAAGAATGGAATATTTGTTGAGGTAAATGAAAATGCCTGTAAGCTGCTGGGATATTCCAAAGAAGAGTTTTTGGCAATGTCCATTAACCAGGTAGATAAAAACTTCCCAATAGATGCATTCATTGACTTCTGGGCTAACACTGAGGATGGAAAATCAGTTATTTTTGAGACTATTCATATTCACAAAGACGGTCATCAGATAGCTGTGGAAGTTTCTGGTTCAAAATGTATGATACAGGGTCAAATAGTATATTTTGGACTGGCAAGGGATATCACTGAACGGCAAAAGGCAGAAGAAAAATTAAAAGCCAGTGAAGAAAGATTTAAGCTTGCTGTGGAAGGCACTAATGATGGCTTATGGGATTGGGATCTTAAGACTGATTACACTTATCATAGCGACCGTTTTGCCACAATGCTGGGCTATGAACCAGATGAACTACCATATACAATTCATGCCTGGGAAGACCAGCTTCATCCTGATGATTATGATGAAGCTCACAAGAAAGTTGAAGAATATTTGTCGGGTAAAATTACAGTATATAAATCAACTTTTCGCATGCTATGCAAGGATGGATATTACCGTTGGATCACTGGTAGAGGAAAAGCACTTTGGGATGAGAATGGAAAACCCTATCGTTTTATAGGTTTTAACACAGATATCACAACCCGGAAAAATGCAGAAAAGGAATTTATAAAAAGTCAGGAAAATTATCATCGCCTGTATGACACACTCACCGAAGGTGTGATGTTCTTCAATCAAAATGCTGAAGTAATTGATGCTAATCCAGCCGCTCAAAGAATTCTCAATTTCTCTTTGCATGAAATTAGAGGAACAAAACCAGAGCCTCGAAGATGGAAATCATTCCATGAAGATGGTTCAGATTTTACCATTGAAGAAGATCCAATATTCCTAAGTCTAAGTCAGGGTAAATACTGCCAGAATATCTTAATCGGACTTATTGATAGTCGTACTGAAAAAACAATCTGGTTATCAGTTAATTCTGCTCCAATATATGAAAATGACAGTGACCAGCCATCCGGCGCTTTTTCGATTTTTTCTGATATTACAGAAAGAAAGCAGGTTGAAGATGAATTGAAGAAAACAAATGAAACTTTGCTTGCAGCTCAGGATATGGCTAATATCGGATATTGGACCTACAATATTAAAACCGGAAATTTGACCTGGTCAAAGCAAATGTTCACCATCTTCGGTCAAGATCCTACTAAGAATGCACCAAATTATGACCAACATAAAAACCTAATTCATCCCGATGATTGGGAGATGTTTGATGAAAGTGCGAAAAAATGCCGTGAAGGAGTACCTAACAATCTTAAATTGAAAATCAATTTTCCAGATAATACTATTCATCATATTGTGACACAGGGATTTCCACGATATAATGATAATGGAAAGATTTTTGAAATTTATGGAATCTCTCAAGACATCACAGAATTCAAGCTAAAAGAAATAGAATTAGAACAGCATCGTACCCATCTTGAGCAATTAGTTCAGCAAAGAACCGAAAAGCTGGAAAAGCAGAATCAGGAACTGCGGCATTATCACGAGCTCTTTATTGCCAGAGAATTCAGGATCAAAGAATTGAAAGATGAGATTCAAGCTCTTAAAGAAGAAGTTTCCAAAAAATGA
- a CDS encoding endonuclease, which translates to MRNLLVISICLSLALPLFSSAFTPPADYYQGCDGLKNELLKAQLHKIISGHTVFPYFGDGEIATADIMMEVDQDPDNPDNIICFYSGFSYPKSWTDMGSRTDYKALGTTHENSWNREHVWSKSHGFPGRETDIAYTDVHNLRPEDRSVNSAKGDKDFDWGGFDEQEVENCYTDIDSWEAPDRVKGDIARCIFYMATRYEGTDTPYDLEIVDYTNTQGPLYGKLSTLLEWHKLDPPDDYEKRRNQIIYTKYQHNRNPYIDHPEYAFSIWGEPEYNPRLTTSQEIIHFDGVQNSDITTFEFNVTAVNQKVDLKLFIEEFSDIFSFNDHSSTVQLPVNKNIINQVVTIYFNPVSIGAINSDILFSGFDQDIELKAFILPEKGKWLIDQTFDESLDDFTQLVLQGNPQHGWHHSSWDNDNFARARGNKDEYTPREAWLISPLLTLGNAGMFYLNFRTARNDNNSPDQFQVYIASDLPIDGIPADAVTLDPVLSEGNYNWQNSSWLIYDKDDLPDEEQIYLLFRYYYDGNPAGQETWELDDVKLYAK; encoded by the coding sequence ATGCGTAATTTATTAGTTATCTCGATTTGTTTGAGCCTGGCTCTGCCCCTCTTTTCAAGTGCATTCACTCCCCCTGCAGATTATTATCAGGGATGTGACGGGTTAAAAAATGAACTGCTTAAAGCTCAGTTACACAAAATTATATCCGGGCACACCGTCTTTCCTTATTTTGGTGACGGTGAAATTGCCACAGCCGATATCATGATGGAAGTGGATCAAGATCCCGATAATCCTGATAATATTATCTGTTTTTATTCCGGTTTCAGCTATCCCAAATCCTGGACTGATATGGGTTCCAGAACCGATTATAAAGCATTAGGCACTACTCATGAAAATTCCTGGAACCGCGAACATGTCTGGTCTAAATCTCATGGATTTCCCGGACGTGAAACTGATATTGCCTACACGGATGTCCATAACCTGAGACCCGAAGATAGATCAGTCAATTCAGCAAAAGGTGATAAAGATTTTGACTGGGGCGGCTTTGATGAACAGGAAGTAGAGAACTGTTATACGGATATTGACAGTTGGGAAGCTCCTGACCGCGTGAAAGGCGATATTGCCCGTTGCATATTTTATATGGCAACCAGATATGAAGGCACAGATACTCCCTATGATCTGGAAATCGTTGATTATACAAATACTCAAGGTCCTCTTTATGGCAAACTCTCCACCCTCCTCGAATGGCACAAACTGGATCCTCCTGATGATTATGAAAAAAGACGCAATCAGATCATTTACACTAAATACCAGCATAATAGAAATCCCTATATAGACCATCCTGAATATGCATTTAGTATCTGGGGAGAACCAGAATATAATCCACGGCTTACTACTTCTCAGGAAATTATTCACTTTGATGGAGTTCAAAATAGCGATATTACAACTTTTGAATTCAATGTTACTGCGGTAAATCAGAAAGTAGACTTGAAACTTTTCATAGAGGAATTTTCTGATATTTTCTCATTTAATGATCATTCATCTACAGTCCAACTTCCTGTTAATAAGAACATTATCAATCAAGTGGTAACAATCTACTTTAACCCTGTATCAATTGGTGCTATCAATTCAGATATTCTTTTCAGCGGATTTGATCAGGATATAGAGCTTAAGGCATTTATTCTACCGGAAAAAGGGAAATGGCTCATTGATCAGACCTTTGACGAGTCTCTGGATGATTTCACTCAGCTCGTTTTACAGGGCAATCCGCAGCACGGCTGGCATCATTCTTCCTGGGATAATGACAATTTTGCCAGAGCAAGAGGAAATAAAGACGAATATACTCCACGGGAAGCCTGGCTCATCTCTCCCCTGCTTACTTTAGGAAATGCAGGAATGTTTTATCTCAATTTTCGTACTGCCCGTAACGATAATAATTCACCTGACCAGTTCCAGGTTTATATAGCTTCAGACCTCCCTATTGATGGCATTCCTGCTGATGCCGTAACGCTTGACCCTGTATTATCAGAAGGTAATTATAACTGGCAGAACAGCTCCTGGCTGATTTATGATAAAGATGACCTGCCAGATGAAGAACAGATTTATCTACTCTTCAGATATTACTATGATGGAAATCCCGCTGGTCAGGAAACCTGGGAACTGGATGACGTAAAGCTATACGCAAAATAG